In the Candidatus Korarchaeum sp. genome, ACTACTAATACGACTGGTAACTATAGCTATGAGTGGAACTGGAGCAACCAGAGTGCTGGGAATTACACTTCTCCTTATAATTATAACTGGAGCTATAATTGGAGCTTCGGCGCATCTAGATGCAGCAATGCCCAGGAGGAGATCTCCGGTATCTTGAGCAAAGCTGATAGCTATATAGCTGAAGCGAAAGCTCTGCTCTCCTCCGGGAATTATAGAGAAGCAGCTAAGCTCGCATTGAAAGCGATAAACACGTTGGGGAGGGCTTGGATAATCATAGGCCAATGCTATGCTCCTATCTCCATTCAGACGAACGCTACAGTTAATGTAACCACTAATACAACTACCAACTTAACTGCAAATGCGACTAATTTGACTAACGTCACTAAAGTGGCGCCGGGCCTCTTAGTCGCTATCTTGAGGCATGAGGTCAGGCTCTCCAGGTTGAAAGCGATGATATCTGCTGCTGGGAATGCTAGTCTGAACGTGAGCGAGGCTGAGAACCTCTCGAAGCAAGTGGAGGCCCTCTTGGAACAGGCTAGAGCTTACGCTTTAGCTGGTGATAAAGATACTGCAGCTCAACTAATGGCTAAGGCGAACAGTTTAATGTCCCAGATAGTGAGATGCCTGAAGGAGAGTTCGTCTAAAGCTGTGAAGGAGGGGAAAGTGGAAAAGATCAGGGGGATGAAGATCAACGCGACGATAGGGGATAAGCTGCCTCCTGGCATAGAGAAGAAGGGTAAGAAGCCCGAGATACCTCCCGGACAGGCTAAGAAAGAGGGTAAAGGGAAACCTGAATCTCCGGGGAAGGGTAAGAAGAGCTGAAACTCCATAAACTTTTATTTTTTATGATGTATCCGATGGGATGATGAGGAAGGTAGCGGTAGCGCTCGCGTTCATACTCCTCCCCTCTCTGATGCTTTCATCTGCTCCAGTCATAGAGGCCGCTCTCATAGTATTCCCGGACGGATGGGTCGATGTCACTCTATCCGTATCAGGAGTTAGCTCCAGGTACTACGATCTCAGGATAGTGGGCGATCCCCAGAATTTGATCGTGACTAGCAGTGGCCTAATCCTGAATTACAGCCGCATTGGGGGTATCATAAGGGTAGATACCTTGGGCCTGCCTCAATTCGAGGTCAACTATCAGACCCAGTCCTTGACGTCTAAGATTGGAATTATATGGAACCTCACGCTCTCCCTCCCCTCTAGCTCGACTAAAGTATACTTACCTGCTGACGCGACAATAGTGGGGATCTCATCTCTTCCAGATGAGATAAGCTCAGAAGGGGAATGGATAAAGCTTAGTTTTGGAACAGGGACTCTCTGGGTATCCTATAAGCTTGAGAAAATCTCGACACCACTGACCGTGACGAGATCTCAAGCGAGGACTGAGGTGAGGACCGCGACATCAGTAACTGAGTCTAAGGGGAATGAGTCGAGCGGGATTGAAGTCTCTACTGAGAGTACGATTAGTGAGATTAAGACGAGCGTTCCCAGTAAGAGCTCCGAGAATGCTCCATTTTGGTACATCTACATATTAGTCCCGATAATCGTGGGCGTATCAGCGCTCCTGCTAATCAGAAGTAGGGCGAAGAAAGTGGAATATGGTGAGATAGAGGAGCTCATCATCAGGGAACTCAGGGCTAGAGGCGGTGAGATGACTCAATCTGATCTCATAAAAGCCCTAGGACTTCCCAGGGCGACCGTCTGGAGGAGGATAAGGAAGATGGAGATGGAAGGCATCTTAACTCTCGAGAGGAGGGGGAATATCACTGTAGTAAGGTTGAGGAGATGATGAAGTCGAGGCTTCAGAGGAAGTATGAGGATCATTTGGAGTGTTTAGTCTGCGAGAGGAGATGCAAGATAAGGGAGGGGATGAGGGGCGCCTGCGGAAATTACGCTAACATAAACGGGAGCTTATACCATGTGGGCTATGGGAAATTGAGCTACATTGAGAGCAGACCCATAGAGATCAAGCCCCTATTTCACTACTGGCCCAACAGCACAGCTCTGACTTACTCGAATTATGGATGCAATTTCTACTGCCCTTGGTGCCAGAATCATGAGATAAGCTTCAGGTGGCCCCCCGAAGTCCCTGAAGTCAAACCGTCCTACCTCATAGATTTAGCTAAGAGGAGAGGGGATCATGGGATCTCAGCGAGCCTCAATGAGCCAGCTACCAACTTCGATTTCGTTTTAGAGGCTTCTAAGTTAGCTAAGGATTCAGGGCTCTATTCTATGGTGGTCACGAATGGTTACTTCACTTTAGAAGCCCTGAGGGAGCTCCTCAATGCCGGGACTGATGGTTACAGTATTGACATAAAGGGATGCCCTGAGATGGCTGAGAGGAAGATATTGCCTCACGTGAACCACGATATAATCTTCAGGAATGCTAGAGAGGTCATCGAGGAGGGGGGTCACGTGGAGATAGTCTACTTAGTGGTCACAGGGGCTAACGATTTCGAGAGTTGCTTCAACTGGATAGTGGATAAGCACCTCTCCCTCGGGCCTGACGTACCTCTGCACATAAATCGCTACTTCCCAGCGAATAGGTGGAGGGAGCCTGAGACAGATCTCAAGAAGCTCCTCGACTTCAGGGAGAGGGCTATGAGGGAGGGTATTAACTTCGTTTACGTGGGGAACGTTTGGGATCCCGATCTAGAGAGTACCTTCTGCCCTAAGTGCGGGAAGCTCCTCATCCGAAGGAGGATGTGTAGAGTGACTCACTTCAGCTTGATTCAGGAAGGGGGGAAGTGGAGGTGCCCCAGATGCGGGGCAGAGATACCGATGAGGGGAAAGTTCATTCAGCAGAGGAGAGGCCTCTTAGCCTAGGATCTCCGGAGCCCCCTCATAGGGGAACATCCTCAGTCCGATGACCCGTTAGGTTTTTTTTATTTTTAAGATCCACGCTTATCGATGAGGAGACTCCTGAAATACATATTGGTGACATTCTCCCTCACGATAGCTCTTGATATAACGATAATCGTGATTGTTAAGGCCTCTCCACCTCTAGCTAAGCTCCTGCTCACCTCAAGGTTTTTGATACCGGCTTCAGGAGTAGCTCTGATAAGCTTCGCGTACTTCGGTGATCTCCTAGAGAGGCTCCTGAGCCCATCGTTCAAGAGGAGGTATATCGCTCACTCCCTGATATTCTCGATATCGATAATAGCTATCAGCTACGTGATAACGCTTTCGATAAACGAGATCCCCCTCAA is a window encoding:
- a CDS encoding winged helix-turn-helix transcriptional regulator, with protein sequence MMRKVAVALAFILLPSLMLSSAPVIEAALIVFPDGWVDVTLSVSGVSSRYYDLRIVGDPQNLIVTSSGLILNYSRIGGIIRVDTLGLPQFEVNYQTQSLTSKIGIIWNLTLSLPSSSTKVYLPADATIVGISSLPDEISSEGEWIKLSFGTGTLWVSYKLEKISTPLTVTRSQARTEVRTATSVTESKGNESSGIEVSTESTISEIKTSVPSKSSENAPFWYIYILVPIIVGVSALLLIRSRAKKVEYGEIEELIIRELRARGGEMTQSDLIKALGLPRATVWRRIRKMEMEGILTLERRGNITVVRLRR
- a CDS encoding radical SAM protein; this encodes MMKSRLQRKYEDHLECLVCERRCKIREGMRGACGNYANINGSLYHVGYGKLSYIESRPIEIKPLFHYWPNSTALTYSNYGCNFYCPWCQNHEISFRWPPEVPEVKPSYLIDLAKRRGDHGISASLNEPATNFDFVLEASKLAKDSGLYSMVVTNGYFTLEALRELLNAGTDGYSIDIKGCPEMAERKILPHVNHDIIFRNAREVIEEGGHVEIVYLVVTGANDFESCFNWIVDKHLSLGPDVPLHINRYFPANRWREPETDLKKLLDFRERAMREGINFVYVGNVWDPDLESTFCPKCGKLLIRRRMCRVTHFSLIQEGGKWRCPRCGAEIPMRGKFIQQRRGLLA